Proteins from a genomic interval of Streptomyces sp. NBC_01445:
- a CDS encoding molybdopterin molybdotransferase MoeA, producing MSGQSAESLAAQARAAEDGAVDEALALVNEARAADGRGAGRSGGAGSGTGRPGHGSAERARRTGPATPTSHTDHPDRKDPARNSTSSSHRTDSRHQAAPWSAARAVAGRVGRAAAALRGGAAECRVPLVRALGLTLAEPLAALSDLPSFDTSAMDGWVVAGPGPWDVRAEGILAGQDRPEPLSDGEAVRIATGARVPRDATAVIRSEHGRTDDKGRLFALGDVGHGQDIRPRGQECRSGDQLLPTGALVTPAVLGLAAAAGYDELLTVTRPKAEVFILGDELLTEGLPREGLIRDALGPMLPPWLWALGAEVASVRRLGDDPKSLLKAVRASNADLIVTTGGTASGPVDHVHPTLSRVDAELLVDGVAVRPGHPMLLARTKERQHLVGLPGNPLAAVSGLLTLAEPLLGILAGRPEQEPYTVPLQEAVHGHPHDTRLVPVVVRGDVAVPLRYNGPAMLRGIAAADGLAVVAPGGAKAGREVEILDLPWSWSPTGGDGGYGAAERCFT from the coding sequence ATGAGCGGTCAGAGCGCGGAGTCGCTCGCCGCGCAGGCGCGGGCGGCCGAGGACGGCGCCGTCGACGAGGCGCTCGCCCTGGTCAACGAGGCCCGGGCGGCGGACGGCCGCGGTGCGGGACGCTCCGGCGGGGCAGGTTCCGGTACGGGACGCCCAGGACACGGTTCGGCAGAGCGCGCCCGGCGCACCGGCCCCGCCACCCCCACCAGCCACACCGACCACCCGGACCGCAAGGACCCCGCACGCAACAGCACTTCCTCCAGCCACCGAACCGACTCCCGGCACCAGGCCGCCCCCTGGTCCGCTGCGCGGGCCGTCGCCGGTCGGGTCGGACGCGCGGCCGCCGCGCTCCGGGGAGGTGCGGCGGAGTGCCGCGTGCCGCTCGTTCGGGCGCTGGGCCTGACGCTGGCCGAACCCCTCGCCGCGCTCTCCGACCTCCCGTCCTTCGACACGTCCGCCATGGACGGCTGGGTCGTTGCCGGGCCGGGCCCCTGGGACGTACGGGCCGAGGGGATACTCGCCGGGCAGGACCGGCCCGAGCCGCTGTCCGACGGTGAGGCCGTCCGGATCGCGACCGGCGCCCGGGTCCCGAGAGACGCGACCGCCGTCATCCGCAGCGAACACGGCCGCACCGACGACAAGGGACGGCTGTTCGCCCTGGGCGACGTCGGCCACGGCCAGGACATCCGACCTCGCGGCCAGGAGTGCCGCTCCGGCGACCAACTCCTGCCCACCGGAGCCCTGGTGACGCCCGCGGTGCTCGGGCTGGCCGCGGCCGCCGGGTACGACGAACTTCTGACGGTGACCCGGCCGAAGGCCGAAGTGTTCATCCTGGGCGACGAGTTGCTGACCGAGGGCCTCCCCCGTGAGGGCCTCATCCGGGACGCGCTCGGCCCCATGCTGCCGCCGTGGCTGTGGGCGCTCGGCGCGGAGGTCGCCTCCGTACGGCGTCTGGGCGACGATCCGAAGTCGCTGCTCAAGGCCGTACGGGCGTCGAACGCCGACCTCATCGTGACGACCGGCGGCACCGCGTCGGGCCCGGTCGACCATGTGCACCCGACGCTGAGCCGGGTCGATGCCGAGCTGCTCGTCGACGGTGTCGCGGTGCGGCCGGGGCACCCGATGCTGCTCGCCCGCACCAAGGAACGGCAGCACCTCGTCGGCCTGCCGGGCAACCCACTCGCGGCCGTCTCCGGGCTCCTCACGCTCGCCGAGCCCCTGTTGGGGATCCTCGCGGGACGGCCGGAGCAGGAGCCGTACACCGTGCCGCTCCAGGAGGCTGTGCACGGGCATCCGCATGACACGCGGCTCGTCCCTGTCGTCGTGCGGGGGGATGTGGCCGTGCCGCTGCGCTACAACGGTCCGGCCATGCTGCGCGGGATCGCGGCGGCCGACGGGCTCGCCGTCGTCGCGCCCGGCGGCGCGAAGGCCGGGCGGGAAGTGGAGATCCTCGACCTGCCGTGGTCGTGGAGCCCGACAGGTGGCGACGGAGGCTACGGCGCTGCCGAGAGGTGTTTCACGTGA
- a CDS encoding TetR/AcrR family transcriptional regulator encodes MTTARRDTYTPETLLSVAVRVFNERGYDGTSMEHLSKAAGISKSSIYHHVAGKEELLRRAVSRALDGLFGILGEEHACVGRAVERLEYVTRRMVQVLISELPYVTLLLRVRGNTDAERWAMERRREFDHQVAELLKAAAADGDVRGDIEVRLATRLVFGMINSIVEWYRPGGRGMDDREVADAVVQLIFGGLRKED; translated from the coding sequence ATGACCACCGCAAGGCGCGACACCTACACGCCCGAGACCCTCCTGTCGGTCGCCGTGCGGGTCTTCAACGAGCGAGGCTACGACGGCACTTCGATGGAGCACCTCTCCAAGGCGGCCGGTATCTCCAAGTCGTCGATCTACCACCACGTCGCCGGCAAGGAGGAGCTGCTGCGCCGCGCCGTCAGCCGCGCGCTCGACGGCCTCTTCGGCATCCTCGGCGAGGAGCACGCGTGCGTGGGGCGTGCCGTCGAGCGGCTGGAGTACGTCACCCGGCGCATGGTCCAGGTCCTGATATCCGAGCTGCCGTACGTGACCCTGCTGCTGCGCGTGCGCGGGAACACCGACGCGGAGCGCTGGGCGATGGAGCGGCGCAGGGAGTTCGACCACCAGGTGGCCGAGCTTCTGAAGGCGGCCGCGGCCGACGGTGACGTGCGGGGCGACATCGAGGTACGGCTCGCGACCCGCCTCGTGTTCGGCATGATCAACTCGATCGTGGAGTGGTACCGGCCGGGCGGCCGGGGCATGGACGACCGCGAAGTCGCCGACGCCGTCGTGCAGTTGATCTTCGGAGGGCTGCGCAAGGAGGACTGA
- a CDS encoding alpha-ketoacid dehydrogenase subunit beta codes for MTTVAAKPATMAQAFGRALRDAMAADPSVHVLGEDVGTLGGVFRVTDGLAKEFGDARCTDTPLAEAGILGTAVGMAMYGLRPVVEMQFDAFAYPGFEQLISHVAKMRNRTRGAMPMPLTVRVPYGGGIGGVEHHSDSSEAYYMATPGLHVVTPATVADAYGLMRAAIASDDPVIVLEPKRLYWSKDSWNPEHPTDVEPIGRAVVRRTGSSATLITYGPSVPVCMEAAEAARAEGWDLEVVDLRSLVPFDDETVSASVRRTGRAVVVHESGGFGGPGGEIAARVTERCFHHLEAPVLRVAGFDIPYPPPMLERHHLPGVDRILDAVARLQWEAGS; via the coding sequence ATGACGACTGTCGCCGCCAAGCCGGCCACCATGGCGCAGGCCTTCGGCCGCGCCCTGCGCGACGCCATGGCCGCCGACCCCTCCGTGCACGTCCTCGGCGAGGACGTCGGCACGCTGGGCGGCGTCTTCCGAGTCACCGACGGACTCGCCAAGGAGTTCGGCGACGCCCGCTGCACGGACACGCCGCTCGCCGAGGCGGGCATCCTCGGCACCGCGGTCGGCATGGCCATGTACGGTCTGCGGCCCGTCGTCGAGATGCAGTTCGACGCGTTCGCCTACCCGGGCTTCGAGCAGCTGATCTCGCACGTCGCGAAGATGCGCAACCGCACCAGGGGCGCGATGCCGATGCCCCTCACCGTGCGCGTGCCCTACGGCGGCGGCATCGGCGGCGTAGAGCACCACAGCGACTCCTCCGAGGCCTACTACATGGCCACCCCGGGTCTCCATGTCGTCACGCCCGCCACCGTCGCCGACGCCTACGGCCTGATGCGCGCCGCCATCGCCTCCGACGACCCCGTCATCGTCCTCGAACCCAAGCGGCTGTACTGGTCGAAGGACTCCTGGAACCCCGAGCACCCGACGGACGTCGAACCCATCGGACGGGCCGTGGTCCGCCGGACCGGCAGCAGTGCCACCCTCATCACGTACGGGCCGTCGGTACCCGTCTGCATGGAGGCGGCGGAGGCGGCGCGGGCCGAGGGCTGGGATCTGGAGGTCGTCGATCTGCGCTCCCTGGTGCCGTTCGACGACGAGACGGTCAGCGCGTCCGTGCGCCGCACCGGGCGGGCGGTCGTCGTGCACGAGTCGGGCGGTTTCGGCGGCCCCGGCGGTGAGATCGCCGCGCGCGTCACCGAACGGTGCTTCCACCACCTGGAGGCGCCGGTCCTGCGGGTGGCCGGGTTCGACATCCCGTATCCGCCGCCGATGCTGGAGCGGCACCATCTGCCGGGAGTCGACCGGATCCTGGACGCGGTCGCGCGACTCCAGTGGGAGGCGGGCAGCTGA
- the paaN gene encoding phenylacetic acid degradation protein PaaN: MAAEVTAHDLIAKHRPTLDQALEAIRTRAYWSPHPEHPKAYGEHGSLSMPEGKAAFDALSGTRIDLGQPGTDDWVGGEMSPYGVELGVTYPHPDLDVLLPAMRAGMRAWREAGAEARAAVCLEILARISARTHEFAHAVMHTSGQAFMMAFQAGGPHAQDRGLEAVAYAYVEQVRTPDAAEWTKPQGKRDPLVLGKQFTPVGRGIALLIGCNTFPTWNGYPGLFASLATGNPVLVKPHPRAVLPLALTVQVARGVLAESGFDPNLVALAAEKPGEGIAKTIALRPEIKIIDYTGSTAFGDWLETHARQAQVYTEKAGVNTVVIDSTDRYKGMLANLAFSLSLYSGQMCTTPQNLLIPRDGITTDEGPKTYDEVVTDIAAAVGGLLGDDARANALLGALVNPDVKSRLEAASGLGEVALASREISNPEFPGAVVRTPMIVKQDGARKFWDGADSDSAYLSECFGPVSFAVAVDSTADALDLLRRTVRDKGAMTVGAYTTSDEVAEGVEEVCLEECAQLSINLTGGVYVNQTAAFSDFHGSGGNPAANAALCDGAFVANRFRVVEVRKEA, encoded by the coding sequence ATGGCCGCCGAAGTCACCGCGCACGACCTGATCGCCAAGCACCGGCCCACCCTTGACCAAGCGCTGGAAGCGATCCGCACGCGCGCGTACTGGTCACCGCACCCCGAGCACCCCAAGGCCTACGGAGAGCACGGAAGCCTGAGCATGCCCGAGGGCAAGGCCGCCTTCGACGCGCTCTCCGGCACCCGGATCGACCTCGGCCAGCCCGGCACGGACGACTGGGTGGGCGGCGAAATGTCGCCGTACGGCGTCGAGTTGGGCGTCACCTACCCGCACCCCGACCTGGACGTCCTGCTCCCCGCGATGCGCGCGGGCATGCGCGCGTGGCGCGAGGCGGGCGCCGAGGCGCGGGCCGCCGTATGTCTGGAGATCCTGGCCCGGATCAGCGCGCGTACGCACGAGTTCGCGCACGCCGTGATGCACACCAGTGGCCAGGCCTTCATGATGGCGTTCCAGGCGGGCGGCCCCCACGCGCAGGACCGCGGGCTGGAAGCGGTGGCGTACGCGTACGTCGAGCAGGTGCGCACACCGGACGCGGCGGAGTGGACCAAGCCGCAGGGCAAGCGCGACCCCCTCGTCCTCGGCAAGCAGTTCACGCCGGTCGGGCGCGGCATCGCCCTCCTCATCGGCTGCAACACCTTCCCCACGTGGAACGGATATCCGGGGCTCTTCGCCTCCCTCGCCACCGGCAACCCCGTCCTGGTGAAGCCCCACCCGCGCGCGGTGCTGCCCCTCGCCCTGACCGTCCAGGTCGCCCGCGGGGTCCTCGCCGAGTCCGGCTTCGACCCGAATCTGGTCGCGCTGGCCGCCGAGAAGCCCGGCGAAGGCATCGCCAAGACCATCGCCCTGCGCCCCGAGATCAAGATCATCGACTACACGGGCTCGACGGCGTTCGGCGACTGGCTGGAGACGCACGCCCGGCAGGCGCAGGTCTACACGGAGAAGGCCGGCGTCAACACGGTCGTCATCGACTCGACCGACCGCTACAAGGGAATGCTGGCGAACCTCGCGTTCTCCCTGTCCCTGTACAGCGGCCAGATGTGCACCACCCCGCAGAACCTGCTCATCCCGCGCGACGGCATCACCACGGACGAGGGCCCCAAGACGTACGACGAGGTGGTCACCGACATCGCGGCCGCGGTCGGCGGCCTCCTCGGCGACGACGCCCGGGCGAACGCGCTGCTCGGCGCCCTCGTCAACCCGGACGTGAAGTCCCGCCTGGAGGCGGCCTCCGGCCTCGGCGAAGTCGCCCTCGCCTCACGGGAGATCAGCAACCCGGAGTTCCCCGGTGCCGTCGTCCGCACGCCGATGATCGTCAAGCAGGACGGCGCACGGAAGTTCTGGGACGGCGCCGACTCCGACTCCGCCTACCTCAGCGAGTGCTTCGGCCCGGTCTCCTTCGCCGTCGCCGTCGACTCCACGGCGGACGCGCTGGACCTGCTGCGGCGCACGGTGCGCGACAAGGGCGCGATGACCGTCGGCGCGTACACGACCTCCGACGAGGTCGCCGAAGGCGTCGAAGAGGTCTGCCTCGAAGAGTGCGCCCAGCTGTCCATCAACCTCACGGGCGGGGTGTACGTGAACCAGACGGCGGCGTTCTCGGACTTCCACGGCTCCGGTGGCAACCCCGCGGCCAACGCGGCGCTGTGCGACGGAGCGTTCGTGGCGAACCGCTTCCGCGTCGTGGAGGTGCGCAAGGAGGCCTGA
- a CDS encoding 3-hydroxyacyl-CoA dehydrogenase translates to MTALELGSPERLVGVVGTGTMGQGIAQVALTAGHPVRLFDAVPGRAQEAADAIAARLDRLVDKGRLDAAERDAARARLSAAGSLEEFAGAALVVEAVLERLDVKQQLFTDLEEIVADDCLLATNTSSLSVTAVGGALRLPGRLVGLHFFNPAPLMPLVEVVSGAATDVTAATRAYETARAWGKTPVVCADTPGFIVNRIARPFYAEAFAVYEEQGAQPATIDAVLRECGGFKMGAFELTDLIGQDVNEAVTRSVWEAFFQDVKFRPALAQRRLVEAGMHGRKTGRGWYAYTDGEERPEPHTAQPAQAPAYVVAEGDLGPAGELLALIREAGIPVREEDEDNGTRLVLPGGGQLALADGQTSVEYRDVIYFDLAFDYRAATRIALATSQEASPQTLREATGLFQAIGKDVSVIGDVPGMIVARTVARLIDLAHDAVAKGVATPEDIDTAMRLGVNYPLGPIEWSRKLGKNWAYSLLDDLHLRDPSGRYAPSLALYRHSYASDKREGSA, encoded by the coding sequence ATGACAGCACTCGAGCTCGGCAGCCCCGAACGCCTTGTGGGCGTGGTGGGCACCGGCACCATGGGCCAGGGCATCGCCCAGGTCGCCCTGACCGCTGGCCACCCCGTCCGGCTCTTCGACGCCGTACCGGGCCGCGCCCAGGAGGCCGCGGACGCCATCGCCGCGCGCCTGGACCGCCTGGTCGACAAGGGCAGGCTCGACGCGGCCGAGCGCGACGCCGCGCGTGCGCGTCTGAGCGCCGCCGGGTCCCTCGAGGAGTTCGCGGGGGCGGCGCTCGTCGTCGAGGCCGTACTGGAGCGGCTCGACGTGAAACAGCAGCTGTTCACGGACCTGGAGGAGATCGTCGCGGACGACTGTCTGCTCGCGACCAACACCTCGTCCCTGTCCGTCACCGCCGTCGGCGGCGCGCTGCGTCTGCCGGGGCGCCTCGTCGGCCTGCACTTCTTCAACCCCGCGCCCCTGATGCCGCTGGTCGAGGTGGTCTCCGGCGCGGCGACCGACGTAACGGCGGCCACGCGCGCGTACGAGACGGCCCGCGCCTGGGGCAAGACCCCCGTCGTCTGCGCAGACACCCCCGGATTCATTGTCAACCGCATCGCCCGCCCCTTCTACGCCGAGGCGTTCGCGGTCTACGAGGAGCAGGGCGCCCAGCCCGCCACCATCGACGCCGTCCTGCGCGAGTGCGGCGGCTTCAAGATGGGCGCCTTCGAGCTGACGGACCTCATCGGACAGGACGTCAACGAAGCGGTCACCCGCTCCGTGTGGGAGGCCTTCTTCCAGGACGTGAAGTTCCGGCCGGCCCTCGCCCAGCGTCGCCTGGTCGAGGCCGGCATGCACGGCCGCAAGACGGGCCGCGGCTGGTACGCGTACACGGACGGTGAGGAACGCCCGGAGCCGCACACCGCACAGCCCGCCCAGGCGCCCGCGTACGTCGTCGCCGAAGGCGACCTGGGGCCTGCGGGCGAGCTTCTCGCGCTGATCCGCGAGGCGGGCATCCCCGTGCGCGAGGAGGACGAGGACAACGGCACGCGCCTGGTCCTTCCCGGCGGCGGCCAGCTCGCCCTCGCGGACGGCCAGACGTCCGTCGAGTACCGCGACGTCATCTACTTCGATCTCGCGTTCGACTATCGCGCCGCGACCCGTATCGCGCTCGCGACCTCTCAGGAAGCGTCCCCGCAGACCTTGCGCGAGGCCACCGGGCTCTTCCAGGCCATCGGCAAGGACGTCAGCGTCATCGGGGATGTGCCCGGCATGATCGTCGCGCGCACGGTCGCGCGGCTCATCGACCTGGCGCACGATGCCGTCGCCAAGGGAGTGGCCACTCCGGAGGACATCGACACGGCGATGCGCCTGGGCGTCAACTACCCACTGGGGCCCATCGAGTGGAGCAGGAAGCTCGGCAAGAACTGGGCGTACTCCCTCCTCGACGATCTGCACCTGCGCGACCCGTCCGGCCGTTATGCGCCCTCGCTCGCGCTCTACCGCCACTCGTACGCCTCCGACAAGCGGGAGGGCTCCGCATGA
- a CDS encoding NTP transferase domain-containing protein, giving the protein MNAAPAPSRPAHDAVVLAGGAARRLGGADKPAVRVGARPLLDRVLAACATAGTTVVVAEPRPTAHPVIWTREDPPGGGPLAALDAGLRATTGDQVLVLSADLPFLSEQTVRGLLDALDAGTADGVMLTDADGRDQPLVAAYRSAPLRHHLAELAAAHDDGLSGLPLRLLVGRLELTRITDPVASFDCDTWDDIAAARSRIREHGHVLDEWISAAKDELGIELDVDTGVLLDLARDAAHGVARPAAPLTTFLVGYAAANAGGGREAVAEACAKAAALADRWAKEAADEEASAPGTAGAGPAASSDSPASGGDSPGGSAGVRPDA; this is encoded by the coding sequence ATGAACGCTGCTCCCGCGCCGAGCCGCCCCGCCCACGACGCCGTCGTGCTCGCCGGCGGCGCCGCCAGACGGCTCGGCGGCGCGGACAAGCCCGCGGTCCGTGTCGGAGCCAGGCCGCTGCTCGACCGGGTACTGGCCGCCTGCGCCACGGCCGGTACCACGGTCGTCGTCGCCGAACCCCGACCCACCGCGCACCCCGTGATCTGGACCCGTGAGGACCCGCCCGGCGGCGGACCGCTGGCCGCACTCGACGCCGGTCTGCGCGCCACCACGGGCGACCAGGTCCTCGTCCTCTCCGCCGACCTGCCCTTCCTGAGCGAGCAGACGGTACGGGGCCTCCTCGATGCCCTTGACGCGGGAACGGCGGACGGGGTCATGCTCACCGACGCCGACGGCCGGGACCAGCCGCTCGTCGCGGCCTACCGCAGCGCACCCCTGCGCCACCACCTCGCCGAACTCGCAGCCGCGCACGACGACGGCCTCTCCGGGCTGCCCCTGCGGCTGCTCGTCGGCCGACTCGAACTCACCCGCATCACCGACCCCGTCGCGTCCTTCGACTGCGACACCTGGGACGACATCGCCGCCGCCCGGTCACGTATCAGGGAGCATGGGCACGTGTTGGATGAATGGATCTCCGCAGCCAAGGACGAACTGGGCATCGAGCTCGACGTCGACACCGGCGTCCTGCTCGACCTCGCCCGCGACGCCGCGCACGGTGTGGCCAGGCCGGCCGCTCCCCTGACGACATTCCTCGTCGGGTACGCGGCCGCGAACGCCGGAGGGGGCCGCGAGGCCGTCGCCGAGGCCTGCGCGAAGGCCGCCGCGCTCGCTGACCGCTGGGCGAAGGAGGCCGCGGACGAGGAAGCGTCGGCGCCCGGGACGGCGGGTGCCGGCCCGGCTGCCTCGTCCGACAGCCCCGCATCCGGCGGCGACTCACCCGGTGGCTCCGCGGGCGTGCGGCCGGACGCATGA
- the pdhA gene encoding pyruvate dehydrogenase (acetyl-transferring) E1 component subunit alpha, with protein MTVMEQRDAYRPTPPPAWQPRTDPAPLLPDAEPFRVLGTDAAAKADARLLHQLYAEVVRGRRYNAQATALTKQGRLAVYPSSTGQEACEVAAALVLEERDWLFPSYRDTLAAVARGLDPVQALTLLRGDWHTGYDPREHRVAPLCTPLATQLPHAVGLAHAARLKGDDVVALAMVGDGGTSEGDFHEALNFAAVWQAPVVFLVQNNGFAISVPLDKQTAAPSLAHKAVGYGMPGRLVDGNDAAAVHEVLAEAVRHARGGGGPTLVEAITYRMEAHTNADDATRYRVDAEVDAWRDHDPILLLERELTDRGLLDEEGIRAVRDDAEKMAADLRERMNQDPVLDPMDLFRDVYAEQTTQLREQAAQLRAELDAEADGTDR; from the coding sequence ATGACGGTCATGGAGCAGCGGGATGCCTACCGGCCCACCCCGCCGCCCGCCTGGCAGCCGCGCACGGATCCCGCGCCGCTGCTGCCCGACGCCGAGCCGTTCCGGGTTCTCGGCACCGACGCCGCGGCCAAGGCCGACGCCCGGCTCCTGCACCAGCTGTACGCGGAGGTGGTGCGCGGCCGCAGGTACAACGCGCAGGCGACCGCCCTGACGAAGCAGGGCCGGCTCGCGGTCTACCCCTCCAGCACCGGACAGGAGGCCTGCGAGGTCGCGGCCGCCCTCGTCCTGGAGGAGCGCGACTGGCTCTTCCCCAGCTACCGGGACACCCTCGCCGCCGTCGCCCGCGGCCTCGACCCCGTACAGGCCCTGACCCTGCTGCGGGGCGACTGGCATACCGGGTACGACCCGCGCGAGCACCGCGTCGCCCCCCTGTGCACGCCGCTCGCGACGCAGCTGCCGCACGCCGTGGGCCTCGCGCACGCCGCCCGTCTCAAGGGTGACGACGTGGTCGCGCTCGCCATGGTCGGCGACGGGGGCACCAGCGAGGGCGACTTCCACGAGGCGCTGAACTTCGCGGCGGTGTGGCAGGCCCCGGTCGTCTTCCTCGTCCAGAACAACGGCTTCGCGATCTCCGTACCGCTCGACAAGCAGACCGCCGCCCCGTCCCTGGCCCACAAGGCCGTCGGATACGGGATGCCCGGCCGCCTCGTGGACGGGAACGACGCGGCGGCCGTGCACGAGGTCCTCGCCGAAGCCGTGCGCCACGCGCGCGGAGGGGGCGGCCCGACCCTCGTCGAGGCGATCACCTACCGCATGGAGGCGCACACGAACGCGGACGACGCCACGCGCTACCGCGTCGACGCCGAGGTCGACGCCTGGCGCGACCACGACCCGATCCTGCTCCTGGAGCGGGAGTTGACGGATCGCGGACTCCTCGACGAGGAAGGCATACGGGCCGTGCGCGACGACGCCGAGAAGATGGCCGCCGACCTGCGCGAGCGCATGAACCAGGATCCGGTGCTCGACCCCATGGACCTCTTCCGTGATGTCTACGCCGAGCAGACCACTCAACTGCGCGAGCAGGCCGCCCAGTTGCGCGCCGAGCTCGACGCCGAGGCGGACGGGACGGACCGATGA
- a CDS encoding Lrp/AsnC family transcriptional regulator encodes MASERMADSSGGDRPETPPRAPDSGPGSGPDSRPGSPPRPPEGRPEYQPRALDAIDRDILQMLQMDGRASIRSVAERVHVSRANAYARINRLIDDGVIRGFGARVNHERAGQGASAYITLKIVQNSWRTVREQLRRLPEASHIALVSGDFDVLLMVHTQDNRALRELVLTKLQAMPEVLSTRTLLVFEEEDLEPDA; translated from the coding sequence ATGGCATCTGAACGAATGGCCGACAGCTCGGGCGGCGACCGCCCCGAGACTCCGCCCCGCGCGCCCGACAGCGGGCCGGGCAGCGGCCCCGACAGCCGCCCGGGCTCCCCGCCGCGCCCGCCCGAGGGCCGCCCCGAGTACCAGCCGCGCGCGCTGGACGCCATCGACCGCGACATCCTGCAGATGCTCCAGATGGACGGCCGGGCCTCGATACGCTCCGTCGCCGAGCGCGTCCATGTGTCACGGGCCAACGCCTACGCGCGCATCAACCGGCTCATCGACGACGGCGTCATCCGCGGGTTCGGCGCCCGCGTCAACCACGAGCGGGCCGGGCAGGGTGCCTCGGCGTACATCACGCTCAAGATCGTCCAGAACTCCTGGCGCACCGTCCGCGAGCAGCTGCGCCGGCTCCCGGAGGCCTCGCACATCGCGCTGGTCAGCGGCGATTTCGATGTGCTCCTGATGGTGCACACGCAGGACAACAGGGCCCTGCGGGAGCTCGTACTCACCAAGCTCCAGGCCATGCCGGAGGTGCTGAGCACGCGGACGCTGCTGGTGTTCGAGGAGGAGGACCTGGAGCCGGACGCCTGA
- a CDS encoding dihydrolipoamide acetyltransferase family protein, translated as MAQVLEFKLPDLGEGLTEASIVTWLVQVGDVVAVDQPVVEVETAKAMVEVPCPYGGVVTARFGEEGTELPVGSPLLTVAVGTPAEGEGDDEGSGNVLVGYGTAAAPARRRRVRRQDDLPVAPAAPTRNASSAPVPEAPPRSGPVPVISPLVRKLAREHGVDLRELPGSGPEGLIMRADVESAMRETVQVRAHAAEAEAVAPAPAQAPVGGTADGIRVPLRGLRGAVADKLTRSRREIPDATCWVDADATEFMHARVAMNAAGGEKISVLALLARICTAALARYPELNSRVDMAAREVVQLDAVHLGFAAQTERGLVVPVVKDAHVRDAESLSAEFARLTDAARAGRLTPGELTGGTFTLNNYGVFGVDGSTPIINHPEAAMLGVGRIIPKPWVHQGELAVRQVVQLSLTFDHRVCDGGTAGGFLRYVADCIEQPAVLLRTL; from the coding sequence ATGGCACAGGTCCTCGAGTTCAAGCTGCCCGACCTCGGCGAAGGCCTCACCGAGGCTTCGATCGTCACCTGGCTCGTCCAGGTCGGCGACGTCGTGGCGGTGGACCAGCCGGTCGTCGAGGTGGAGACCGCCAAGGCGATGGTCGAGGTCCCGTGCCCCTACGGGGGCGTGGTCACCGCCCGCTTCGGCGAGGAGGGCACCGAACTGCCCGTCGGCTCGCCCCTCCTGACGGTCGCTGTGGGCACACCGGCCGAGGGGGAGGGTGACGACGAGGGGTCCGGGAACGTCCTGGTGGGATACGGCACCGCGGCCGCCCCCGCGCGCCGCCGCCGGGTTCGCCGACAGGACGACCTCCCCGTGGCGCCTGCGGCACCCACCCGGAATGCCTCGTCCGCCCCGGTTCCGGAGGCGCCGCCGCGGAGCGGACCCGTGCCGGTCATCTCTCCCCTCGTGCGCAAGCTCGCTCGCGAACACGGTGTCGACCTGCGCGAGTTGCCCGGGTCGGGACCCGAAGGACTCATCATGCGGGCCGATGTCGAGAGCGCCATGCGGGAGACGGTGCAGGTGCGGGCCCACGCGGCGGAAGCGGAGGCCGTGGCCCCGGCTCCGGCCCAGGCCCCAGTGGGCGGGACCGCCGACGGCATCCGTGTCCCCCTGCGCGGCCTCCGAGGCGCCGTGGCCGACAAGCTCACCCGCAGCCGCCGCGAGATCCCCGACGCGACCTGCTGGGTGGACGCCGACGCCACGGAGTTCATGCACGCGCGCGTGGCCATGAACGCGGCCGGCGGGGAGAAGATCTCCGTACTCGCCCTGCTCGCCCGTATCTGCACCGCGGCCCTGGCCCGCTACCCGGAGCTCAACTCCCGGGTCGACATGGCGGCCCGGGAAGTCGTGCAGCTCGACGCCGTGCACCTCGGGTTCGCCGCCCAGACCGAGCGCGGACTCGTCGTCCCCGTCGTGAAGGACGCGCACGTACGCGACGCCGAGTCCCTGAGCGCCGAGTTCGCCCGCCTCACGGACGCGGCGCGGGCCGGCCGGCTCACACCCGGGGAACTCACGGGCGGCACGTTCACGTTGAACAACTACGGCGTCTTCGGCGTCGACGGTTCGACGCCGATCATCAACCACCCCGAGGCAGCGATGCTCGGCGTGGGCCGGATCATCCCCAAACCCTGGGTCCACCAGGGGGAGTTGGCGGTGCGCCAGGTCGTCCAGCTGTCACTCACCTTCGACCACCGGGTGTGCGACGGCGGCACGGCAGGCGGCTTCCTGCGCTACGTCGCGGACTGCATCGAACAGCCGGCGGTGCTCCTGCGCACCCTGTGA